One part of the Gossypium raimondii isolate GPD5lz chromosome 1, ASM2569854v1, whole genome shotgun sequence genome encodes these proteins:
- the LOC105782622 gene encoding transcription factor bHLH53: MGLEPTISRSGGSQSAPKLIFNSFLLLFQHFQRLRTMVLSSYFDCQTDVPMYEIKTVEAESETQLAAADGLECYWNAFELPCTFPASYLDPQNYTSLLPLYSIPPEVIPYETLSSYPCPKRHKLIEDHYCSDLMPGVFDGVAVSPCPLLEDHQINLEGMKTVGNCNKISEEKCVTVQSIAARERRRKITKKTQELGKLVPGGSKMNTAEMLQSAFKYIKYLQAQVGTLQVMDSFPENEKRSWDGKMEMVTSPKVQEKLYMEDKCLVAKDAVLSLTTLFKPPLSHELTRLLSLPSND, translated from the exons GTAGTCAATCAGCACCAAAACTGATTTTTAACAGCTTTCTTCTTCTATTTCAG cATTTTCAACGGCTACGTACCATGGTTTTGAGTTCATATTTCGACTGCCAAACTGATGTGCCAATGTATGAAATAAAAACAGTTGAAGCTGAGAGTGAGACTCAGCTTGCTGCTGCAGATGGTCTTGAATGCTACTGGAATGCATTTGAGCTGCCTTGTACTTTTCCTGCTTCTTACCTTGACCCTCAAAACTACACTTCATTACTGCCATTATATTCCATTCCACCTGAAGTCATCCCATATGAAACTTTGAGCTCCTACCCATGCCCCAAACGTCATAAACTCATTGAAGACCATTACTGCTCAGACTTGATGCCTGGTGTCTTTGATGGGGTTGCTGTAAGTCCATGTCCACTGCTTGAAGATCATCAGATTAACTTGGAAGGAATGAAAACAGTGGGAAACTGCAACAAGATTAGCGAGGAAAAGTGTGTGACAGTGCAAAGCATAGCGGCAAGagagaggaggaggaagatTACTAAAAAGACTCAAGAGCTAGGGAAGCTTGTGCCTGGGGGGAGTAAGATGAACACTGCTGAAATGCTTCAATCTGCATTCAAATATATCAAGTATTTGCAAGCCCAAGTTGGAACCCTTCAAGTTATGGACTCCTTTCCG GAAAATGAGAAGAGGAGTTGGGACGGGAAAATGGAAATGGTAACAAGTCCCAAGGTACAGGAGAAGCTTTACATGGAAGATAAGTGCTTGGTAGCAAAGGATGCGGTTCTCTCTTTGACAACCCTTTTTAAACCTCCACTCTCTCATGAACTCACTCGCCTTTTATCTTTACCTTCCAATGACTGA